In Gossypium raimondii isolate GPD5lz chromosome 12, ASM2569854v1, whole genome shotgun sequence, a single window of DNA contains:
- the LOC105764286 gene encoding alpha-glucan water dikinase, chloroplastic isoform X3, translating into MLVLLILLSNLVHLDFSNLKHLARFNVDGNIELQVDASTPTSGSITQVNFRIIYSSDSLLLHWGVICDGNENWVLPSRQPEGTKNYKNRALRTPFVESGSSSYLKLEIDDPSIQAIEFIIFDEARNTWIKNNGQNFHVKLPRKETLISNISLPEDLVQIQAYLRWERKGKQMYTREKEKAKYEAARAELLEEIATGTSVDDIRKKLTKKGGQEFKDSAIHEKTNTIPDDLVQIQSYIRWEKAGKPNYSPEQQLQRLNNQREFDEAKKELQFELEKGASLDVIRKKITKGEIETKVSKPPQNKRYFSAQRTQRKQRDLMVLLNKHLVKSVEGSITVEPKPLTAVESFAKKIDLDSSPVMNKKIYKFGEREVLVLVTKSADKIKIHIASDFEEPLTLHWALSEKAGEWLPPPRTVLPPGSVSLGGAAESTFSTCSFDDLPKQVQCIVLEIEDGNFKGMPFVLLSGKKWIKHNGSNFYVDFSQRFKQDQKDAGDGKGTSKVLLDRIAEMESEAQKSFMHRFNIASDLMDQAKDNGELGLAGILVWMRFMATRQLIWNKNYNVKPREISKAQDRLTDLLQNTYTTHPQHRELLRMIMSTVGRGGEGDVGQRIRDEILVIQRNNDCKGGMMEEWHQKLHNNTSPDDVVICQALIDYIKSDFDISIYWKTLAENGITKERLLSYDRAIHSDPSFRRDQKDGLLRDLGHYMRTLKAVHSGADLESAISNCMGYQAAGEGFMVGVQINPVADLPSGFPELLRFILQHVEDRNVEALIEGLLEARQELRPLLLKSSDRLKDLLFLDIALDSTVRTATERAYEELNNAGPEKIMYFITLVLENLALSSDDNEDLIYCLKGWHHAISMCKSQSAHWALYAKSVLDRTRLGLSSKAEWYQRILQPSAEYLGSLLEVDPWAINIFTEEVIRAGSAATLSSLINRLDPVLRETAHLGSWQVISPVEVVGYVDVVEELLAVQNKSYDRPTILVAKSVKGEEEIPDGTVAVLTPDMPDVLSHVSVRARNCKVCFATCFDPKILADLQANKGKLLRLKPSSADVVYSEVKEGDLADSSNLKGDGPSSITLVRKQFGGKYAISAEEFTPEMVGAKSRNISYLKGKVPSWVGIPTSVALPFGVFEKVLADKLNQRVVEKLQILKKKLGEGDFDALGEIRQTVLQLAAPPELVKELKTKMLSSGMPWPGDEGEQRWEQAWTAIKKVWASKWNERAYFSTRKAKLDHEYLCMAVLVQEIINADYAFVIHTTNPSSGDSSEIYAEVVKGLGETLVGAYPGRALSFICKKNNLSSPQVLGYPSKPIALFIRRSIIFRSDSNGEDLEGYAGAGLYDSVPMDEEEKVVVDYSCDPLLNDGKFQQSILSSIAGAGKAIEELYRSPQDIEGVIRDGKVYVVQTRPQM; encoded by the exons ATGCTAGTTTTATTAATACTTCTATCAAACTTAGTtcacttagatttttcaaatttgaag CACCTTGCAAGATTCAATGTTGATGGGAATATTGAATTGCAG GTTGATGCTAGTACTCCTACTTCAGGGTCTATTACACAAGTAAATTTTAGAATCATTTACAGTAGCGACTCTTTACTCTTGCACTGGGGTGTGATATGCGATGGAAACGA AAACTGGGTACTTCCTTCACGTCAACCGGAAGGGaccaaaaattacaagaatagGGCCTTACGAACTCCATTTGTGGAG TCTGGCTCCAGTTCCTATTTAAAGTTAGAAATTGATGATCCTAGCATCCAAGCTATAGAGTTTATCATATTTGATGAAGCCCGAAATACATG gataaaaaataatggTCAGAACTTTCATGTAAAGTTACCTCGGAAGGAGACATtgatttcaaatatttcattacCTGAAGATCTTGTTCAGATTCAAGCATATTTGAGGTGGGAGCGAAAGGGTAAACAGATGTACACCCGAGAGAAAGAGAAGGCAA AATATGAAGCAGCTCGTGCTGAGCTGTTGGAGGAAATAGCCACAGGTACTTCTGTGGATGACATTCGGAAAAAGCTAACAAAAAAAGGTGGACAAGAATTTAAGGATTCAGCTATTCATGAAAAAACAAACACAATACCTGATGATCTTGTCCAAATACAATCCTATATCCGATGGGAGAAAGCAGGGAAGCCAAATTATTCCCCAGAGCAGCAGCTT CAACGTCTCAATAATCAGAGGGAATTTGATGAAGCAAAGAAAGAGTTGCAATTCGAACTAGAAAAAGGTGCATCTCTTGATGTAATTCGAAAGAAGATTACTAAAGGAGAGATAGAGACAAAGGTTTCAAAGCCACCGCAGAACAAAAGATATTTTAGTGCTCAACGGACTCAGCGCAAGCAGAGGGACCTGATGGTGCTTCTTAATAAGCATTTAGTGAAATCTGTAGAAGGAAGTATAACAGTTGAACCAAAACCATTGACAGCAGTTGAAAGCTTTGCTAAGAAAATTGATCTGGATAGCAGCCCTGTTATGAACaagaaaatttacaaatttggTGAGAGGGAGGTTTTG GTGCTTGTCACCAAATCTGCTGATAAGATAAAGATTCACATAGCTAGTGATTTTGAAGAACCGCTTACCCTTCACTGGGCTCTATCTGAAAAGGCTGGAGAGTGGCTG CCACCACCTCGCACTGTTCTCCCTCCAGGTTCAGTTTCTTTAGGTGGAGCTGCTGAATCAACATTTTCAACATGCTCTTTTGATGATCTTCCCAAACAG GTTCAATGCATTGTGTTGGAGATTGAGGACGGTAATTTTAAAGGGATGCCATTTGTTCTTCTGTCTGGAAAGAAGTGGATAAAACATAATGGCTCCAACTTCTATGTGGACTTCAGCCAGAGATTCAAGCAAGATCAAAAG GATGCTGGTGATGGCAAAGGTACTTCAAAGGTTTTGTTGGATAGAATAGCTGAAATGGAGAGTGAGGCACAAAAGTCTTTTATGCACAG GTTTAATATTGCATCAGATTTAATGGATCAAGCCAAAGATAATGGTGAATTGGGCCTGGCTGGGATCTTAGTGTGGATGAGGTTTATGGCTACGAGGCAGCTCATCTGGAATAAAAACTACAATGTGAAACCACG GGAGATAAGTAAGGCACAGGATAGACTCACTGACTTGCTCCAGAATACATACACTACTCATCCACAGCATCGCGAGCTTTTGCGCATGATTATGTCTACTGTTGGTCGTGGAGGTGAAGGGGATGTGGGACAAAGAATTAGGGATGAAATTTTGGTCATCCAG AGGAACAATGACTGCAAGGGAGGGATGATGGAGGAATGGCACCAGAAGTTGCATAACAATACTAGTCCAGATGACGTTGTAATCTGTCAG GCACTGATCGACTATATTAAAAGTGACTTTGACATTAGCATCTACTGGAAGACTCTAGCTGAGAATGGAATAACTAAGGAACGCCTCCTAAGTTATGATCGTGCTATCCATTCTGACCCAAGTTTTAGGAGAGATCAGAAGGATGGTCTATTGCGTGATCTTGGCCATTATATGAGAACCTTGAAG GCTGTTCATTCTGGTGCAGATCTTGAGTCTGCTATTTCTAATTGCATGGGCTACCAAGCAGCG GGTGAAGGTTTCATGGTTGGGGTGCAAATAAACCCTGTAGCTGACTTGCCCTCTGGATTTCCA GAATTGCTTCGGTTTATACTTCAACATGTTGAAGACAGAAATGTAGAAGCCTTGATTGAG GGTCTACTTGAGGCTCGTCAAGAGCTTCGGCCGTTGTTGTTGAAGTCTAGTGATCGTCTGAAGGATCTATTGTTTTTAGACATTGCCCTTGACTCTACCGTTAGGACAGCTACTGAAAGAGCTTATGAGGAGCTGAACAATGCTGGACCAGAA AAAATCATGTACTTCATCACTCTCGTCCTAGAAAACCTTGCACTTTCATCTGATGACAATGAGGATCTGATCTATTGTTTGAAG GGATGGCATCATGCCATAAGCATGTGCAAAAGTCAAAGTGCTCACTGGGCACTGTATGCAAAGTCAGTACTGGATAGAACTCGCCTTGGACTGTCTAGTAAGGCTGAGTGGTACCAGCGTATCTTGCAACCATCAGCAGAATATCTTGGATCATTGCTTGAAGTAGATCCATGGGCT ATCAACATATTTACAGAAGAAGTTATCCGTGCTGGATCAGCTGCAACTTTATCTTCGCTTATTAATCGACTTGATCCTGTTCTTAGGGAGACTGCTCATCTTGGCAG TTGGCAGGTTATCAGTCCAGTTGAAGTTgttgggtatgttgatgttgTAGAAGAGCTGCTTGCTGTACAGAATAAATCTTATGACCGGCCTACTATTTTAGtggcaaaaagtgtaaaaggagaagaagaaattcCAGATGGCACAGTTGCTGTATTGACACCTGACATGCCTGATGTTTTATCACATGTTTCTGTCCGAGCAAGAAATTGCAAG GTTTGCTTTGCTACATGCTTTGATCCTAAAATTCTGGCTGACCTCCAAGCAAACAAAGGGAAATTATTACGCCTAAAACCTTCATCTGCAGATGTAGTTTATAG TGAGGTGAAGGAGGGTGACCTAGCTGATTCAAGTAACTTGAAGGGAGATGGTCCATCATCTATTACTTTGGTTAGAAAGCAGTTTGGTGGTAAATATGCCATATCAGCAGAGGAATTTACACCTGAAATG GTCGGTGCTAAATCACGCAATATCTCATATCTAAAAGGAAAAGTACCATCTTGGGTTGGGATTCCCACATCAGTTGCCCTTCCATTTGGAGTATTTGAGAAGGTTCTTGCAGATAAGCTAAACCAG AGGGTGGTTGAGAAGTTgcaaattttgaagaaaaagttGGGAGAAGGAGACTTTGATGCACTTGGGGAGATTCGTCAGACGGTTCTACAGCTGGCAGCACCACCCGAATTG GTGAAAGAGCTAAAGACCAAGATGCTGAGTTCTGGAATGCCTTGGCCCGGAGATGAAGGTGAACAGAGGTGGGAGCAAGCATGGACTGCTATAAAGAAGGTCTGGGCCTCAAAATGGAATGAGAGAGCATATTTCAGCACCAGGAAAGCCAAACTAGACCACGAGTACCTATGCATGGCTGTCCTGGTTCAGGAAATAATCAATGCTGATTATGCATTTGTTATCCATACTACTAATCCTTCTTCAGGGGACTCATCAGAGATCTATGCTGAG GTGGTGAAGGGACTTGGAGAAACTCTGGTTGGAGCTTATCCAGGTCGTGCTTTGAGTTTTATTTGCAAGAAAAACAATCTCAGCTCTCCTCAG GTATTGGGATACCCGAGCAAACCAATTGCTCTCTTCATAAGGCGTTCCATTATCTTCCGCTCTGATTCAAATGGTGAAGATCTAGAAGGTTACGCGGGTGCTGGCCTTTATGACAG TGTGCCCATggatgaagaagagaaagtaGTGGTTGATTACTCATGTGACCCATTGCTAAACGATGGCAAGTTCCAACAATCTATCCTGTCTAGCATTGCAGGGGCAGGAAAGGCTATAGAGGAACTTTATAGATCCCCGCAAGATATTGAAGGTGTGATTAGGGATGGTAAGGTGTATGTTGTCCAGACAAGACCCCAGATGTGA